The Coffea arabica cultivar ET-39 chromosome 6e, Coffea Arabica ET-39 HiFi, whole genome shotgun sequence genome contains the following window.
TaagctttcatttttttttaaaaaaaaagggtaaaatatttattggttgattttgtatttgttcAGAATGAGATGCAAAACTTTACAACCTTGATAGTGGACATGGTGAAACAAGAGAAGCTTTTTGCATCACAAGGAGGTCCAATTATACTTGCACAGATTGAGAATGAATATGGAAATATAATGGGACCTTATGGAGCTGCTGGCAAAGTGTATATCGATTGGTGCGCTACTATGGCTGAATCTCTGGATATTGGAGTTCCATGGATTATGTGTCAACAGCCTGATGCTCCACAGCCGATAGTATGTTTGTTCTAGCACAAAAtacaatgttttttttttcataaaatattTCATGGTACTTTTCTTTTGTGTTGAACTATgctaatatatttttgacagaTAAACACCTGCAATGGCTGGTACTGTCACGATTTTGAACCAAACAATGCGAATAGCCCTAAGATATGGACTGAAAACTGGACCGGATGGTCAGTTCCATCTATCTAATCTTTTTGGTTTTCCGATTGGACGATAACAAGTATGGAAATTTTGATCGGGTTTGgttgtttgtttctttttaattaTATGAAGGTTCAAGGCTTGGGGTGGAGGAGATCCATATAGAACCGCAGAGGATGTGGCTTATGCTGTTGCAAGATTCTTCCAAACCGGAGGCTCCTTACAAAATTACTATATGGTTGGTTTTCCATCATCATTTTGCAAGATCAAATAACAGTTCTTTTACAAATCAAAACCAGTTCTTCTTACCTGAATTGacctatttaaaaaaaattcgcTGTTTGACATCTTTCAGTATCACGGTGGAACTAATTATGGTAGGGAAGCTGGTGGTCCGTATATTAGCACAACGTATGACTACAATGCCCCATTGGATGAATATGGTAATAATGACGCGAACGGAACTTGTGATCTGATCTAACTATACATACATTTGTTTACCAATTCTTGATGAAACAACTCTTCTTGACTTGTTGATTTCTTTTCTAGGAAATCTAAACCAACCAAAGTATGGACATTTGAAGCAACTCCATGACACGCTACATTCACTGGAGAAAATTCTCACCCATGGCAATGTTACCAATACAGATTTTGGAAATTCTGTTAAGGTATGGCCAAAGATTTGAATTGTTATAACTAGCAATGCATACAaaatgttttttaaaaaaaaaaaattgaaaacatttaCCCTTTTTGTTGTTGTGATTTGATGTGTTTCAGTCTACCGTTTTCACTCTCAATGGTACGTCAGCTTGCTTCTTTGAGAACTCAAATACTACAACAGATGCCACCATCACTTACCAAGGATCCCAATACAATGTTCCGGCTTGGTCCGTTAGTATACTCCCCGACTGCAAAAAAGATGTCTATAACACAGCAAAGGTAGGGGGAACTTATGCGTGTTAATTATTTCTTGAAAAGTAAGGGATATATAACTTTTGTGTGTTAATAGTTCTTAacgttattattattattattttacgtTACTTTGCTGTCTGTTTAGGTGAACACCCAAACTTGGGTGAAGGTGAAGAGGTCAGATGAGGCAGAGAACGAACCAGTTTCTTTAAGCTGGACATGGAGGCCTGAGGCAATAGATGACACTGTTGTTCATGGCAAAGGTCATGTATCTGCAAATAGACTCCTTGACCAGAAAGTTATTAATGATGCTTCGGACTATCTTTGGTACATGACCAGGTAATATGCCCATCAACTTACAGAAGAAGAGGTCATCACATCCTAATCGGCTTCTTCTACACATGTGATTGACCTTTTACCTTCATGAACAGAGTGAATCTCGAGAAGAACGATCCTATTTGGAGCGGGAATTTGAGCCTTCGAGTGAATGCCACTGGCCACATTTTGCATGCATATGTCAATGGTCAATACGCTGGTACGTCAattcaattttttccttttcttttttggcccCATAAACTCTAAGTTGTCACTGAATCTGATTGATTAAATTTTTGCAGGTTCTGAATGGGCTCCTTATGGTGTATTCAACTATGTATTCAAGAAGGACATTCAATTGAATCGTGGATCTAACCAAATCGCATTGCTTAGCGCAACAGTTGGACTTATTGTATGTTTACAGTTCTACGACTatatctcttttctttttcctttttttttttttttgaagggggAAAGGGGGGGTTCAATCATTTTTTACTGTATGTATGTATAGGCTTAGATTTAGCAGTGTGGTTCACTTTCACCATTTCCTTTGCTTCATCTTTTATTGCATTTAGAACTACGGTGCAAGATTTGACGAGATTCCAGCTGGAATTTCCGGGCCAGTCGAGATAGTCGGAAGAAATGGTGATGAGACGATCATAAAGGATTTGTCACACCACAAATGGTCTTACAAGGTTGGTCTACGCGGCCTCAGcaagaaaattttcaagtctTCTGATCCATCACTTTGGCAATCTCAAGATCTACCCGTCAATAGAAGGATGACTTGGTACAAGGTAATATTTGTCCTAGTTAGAACTAGAATGAGCTAAAATGCTTCGTTCCCTCT
Protein-coding sequences here:
- the LOC140009478 gene encoding beta-galactosidase 15-like gives rise to the protein MAYSNINCWFHACILSFLVLNSLSCAFAYDVSYDGRAIKINGERRILISGSIHYPRSTPSMWPDLINKAKEGGVDTIETYVFWNAHEPLRRQYDFSGNLDLIRFLKTVQDAGLFSILRIGPYVCAEWNFGGYPVWLRNLPGVELRTANDVYMNEMQNFTTLIVDMVKQEKLFASQGGPIILAQIENEYGNIMGPYGAAGKVYIDWCATMAESLDIGVPWIMCQQPDAPQPIINTCNGWYCHDFEPNNANSPKIWTENWTGWFKAWGGGDPYRTAEDVAYAVARFFQTGGSLQNYYMYHGGTNYGREAGGPYISTTYDYNAPLDEYGNLNQPKYGHLKQLHDTLHSLEKILTHGNVTNTDFGNSVKSTVFTLNGTSACFFENSNTTTDATITYQGSQYNVPAWSVSILPDCKKDVYNTAKVNTQTWVKVKRSDEAENEPVSLSWTWRPEAIDDTVVHGKGHVSANRLLDQKVINDASDYLWYMTRVNLEKNDPIWSGNLSLRVNATGHILHAYVNGQYAGSEWAPYGVFNYVFKKDIQLNRGSNQIALLSATVGLINYGARFDEIPAGISGPVEIVGRNGDETIIKDLSHHKWSYKVGLRGLSKKIFKSSDPSLWQSQDLPVNRRMTWYKTTFKAPLGEDPVAVNLQGLGKGWAWVNGNNLGRYWPSLLADDQCSTDPCDYRGPYTNSKCVTGCGEPTQTWYHVPRSFLNDGDNELVLFEEFGGNPSQVTFQTVTVGTTCGNAYENTVLDISCQGRPISDIKFASFGNPEGTCGSFQKGTCDANNDPLLVVREACVGKESCSFAASETLLGPTNCDASVTKRLVVEAVC